A genomic region of uncultured Roseibium sp. contains the following coding sequences:
- a CDS encoding HlyD family efflux transporter periplasmic adaptor subunit, with the protein MFTLPFRAAPLFAAGFLLTGCFGEDGNVALGTIERDRVALTATANEILVDLPVAQGTFVEAGTILAQLDPTQQQAVVNQARAEMQKSKANLDKLVNGSRPEEIAQARASVASARANLLNAEASFERYDDLTTRGTTSQAQLDSARASRDAAAASLDGARENLKELEIGSREEDIQIARAEVAAAAANLETQETILSDLTITASRNGVLDSLPWNLGERVTVGSPVAVMLAGSAPYARVYVPEPHRVKVREGDTLEVRIDGLDTTIVGEVRWISSDPSFTPYYALNQSERARLMYVAEIQLPDTASELPNGVPAQVVLP; encoded by the coding sequence ATGTTTACGTTGCCCTTTCGTGCCGCTCCTCTCTTCGCCGCCGGTTTCCTGCTCACCGGCTGTTTCGGTGAAGACGGCAATGTCGCGCTTGGGACCATCGAGAGAGACAGGGTCGCGCTGACAGCCACCGCCAACGAAATCCTGGTGGACCTGCCTGTCGCCCAGGGAACATTCGTCGAGGCCGGCACCATCCTTGCCCAGCTGGACCCGACCCAGCAGCAGGCCGTCGTCAATCAGGCGCGGGCCGAGATGCAAAAGAGCAAGGCAAACCTCGACAAGCTCGTCAACGGATCACGCCCGGAGGAAATCGCCCAGGCCCGTGCGAGCGTTGCCAGCGCGCGCGCAAACCTTCTGAACGCGGAAGCCTCGTTCGAGCGCTATGACGACCTGACGACACGGGGCACAACCAGCCAGGCCCAGCTGGACAGCGCCCGCGCCAGCCGGGACGCGGCGGCCGCCAGTCTCGACGGGGCGAGGGAAAACCTTAAGGAGCTCGAGATCGGCTCGCGCGAGGAAGACATCCAGATCGCCCGGGCCGAGGTAGCCGCAGCTGCGGCCAATCTGGAAACCCAGGAAACGATCCTCTCGGACCTGACGATCACGGCATCCAGGAACGGTGTCCTTGACAGTCTGCCCTGGAACCTCGGCGAACGGGTCACGGTCGGCAGCCCGGTCGCCGTCATGCTGGCCGGCTCGGCCCCTTATGCCCGCGTCTATGTGCCCGAGCCCCACCGGGTGAAGGTCAGGGAAGGCGACACGCTCGAAGTCCGGATTGACGGCCTCGACACCACCATAGTGGGTGAAGTCCGGTGGATCAGTTCGGACCCGTCGTTCACGCCCTATTACGCACTCAACCAGTCGGAACGCGCCCGGCTGATGTATGTCGCCGAAATCCAGTTGCCGGACACCGCCTCCGAGTTGCCGAACGGCGTTCCGGCGCAGGTTGTGCTGCCGTGA
- the minD gene encoding septum site-determining protein MinD: protein MSNATVVVVTSGKGGVGKTTTTAAIASALAKEGYQVCAIDFDVGLRNLDLIMGAERRVVFDLVNVVRGEASIKQALVRDKKLNNLYLLPASQTRDKDALTEEGVETVINELRGYFDYVICDSPAGIERGATLAMRHADEAIIVSNPEVSSVRDCDRIIGLLDAKTKIAEDGGRMPKHLMITRYDTDRAKTGDMLATDDVVDILSVPLIGVVPESKDVLKASNVGLPVTLSDENSPPAKAYMEATRRLLGENIPVTIPEEKKSLFGKLFRGRAA from the coding sequence ATGAGCAACGCCACTGTCGTTGTGGTCACGTCGGGCAAGGGCGGCGTCGGCAAGACGACAACAACCGCTGCAATTGCCTCGGCGCTTGCCAAGGAAGGCTACCAGGTCTGCGCGATCGATTTCGACGTCGGCCTGCGCAATCTCGACCTGATCATGGGTGCGGAACGCCGGGTGGTCTTTGACCTGGTGAATGTTGTTCGCGGCGAGGCATCCATCAAGCAGGCGCTGGTCCGGGACAAGAAACTCAACAATCTCTACCTGCTGCCCGCCTCGCAGACCCGCGACAAGGACGCTCTCACCGAAGAAGGCGTCGAGACCGTCATCAACGAATTGCGCGGCTATTTCGACTATGTGATCTGCGACAGCCCGGCCGGGATCGAGCGCGGGGCAACGCTGGCCATGCGCCATGCGGACGAAGCCATCATCGTCTCCAATCCGGAAGTGTCTTCGGTGCGCGACTGCGACCGGATCATCGGTCTGCTCGACGCCAAGACGAAGATCGCCGAAGACGGCGGCCGGATGCCGAAACACCTGATGATCACGCGTTACGATACGGACCGGGCGAAGACGGGCGACATGCTGGCAACCGACGATGTCGTCGATATCCTGTCCGTACCGCTGATCGGTGTCGTGCCGGAAAGCAAGGACGTCCTGAAAGCTTCGAATGTCGGGCTGCCCGTGACGCTTTCGGACGAGAACTCGCCACCGGCAAAGGCCTACATGGAGGCAACGCGCCGGCTGCTGGGGGAAAACATCCCCGTGACGATCCCGGAAGAAAAGAAGAGCCTGTTCGGCAAACTCTTCAGAGGGAGGGCGGCATGA
- a CDS encoding ABC transporter ATP-binding protein: MSDPGSDIVVRATGLVKKFKDFRAVDGLDLVIERGMIYGFLGPNGCGKTTAMRMLTGLLTPSEGTVEVLGLSVPKDAETLKYKIGYMTQTFSLYGDLTVQENLNFMATIYGLTGVQRTQRIGEVMERYDLTDLKGRFAGKMSGGQRQRLALATAVLHQPQLLFLDEPTSAVDPESRRHFWEQLFDLVEGGTSIIVTTHFMDEAERCHKIAILEAGQKRADGAPKELMAAMGANVVEIEGPNLRDIRRRLLGSEGIMAAAQLGARLRVLVRDDVPEPETFLKDKPETDGAILIERVRPNLEDVFVTATGEGRQ; the protein is encoded by the coding sequence GTGAGCGATCCGGGAAGCGACATCGTCGTCAGAGCGACGGGACTCGTGAAGAAGTTCAAGGATTTCCGCGCTGTCGACGGGCTCGACCTGGTGATCGAGCGCGGCATGATCTACGGGTTTCTGGGCCCGAACGGCTGCGGCAAGACGACGGCAATGCGCATGCTGACGGGCCTGCTCACACCGAGCGAAGGCACGGTTGAAGTGCTCGGGCTGTCGGTGCCGAAGGATGCCGAAACACTGAAATACAAGATCGGCTACATGACCCAGACCTTCTCGCTCTACGGCGATCTGACGGTGCAGGAAAACCTCAACTTCATGGCGACGATCTACGGCCTGACCGGAGTGCAGCGGACGCAGCGGATCGGCGAGGTCATGGAGCGCTACGATCTGACCGATCTCAAGGGGCGCTTTGCCGGCAAGATGTCCGGCGGCCAGCGCCAGCGCCTCGCCCTTGCAACGGCCGTCCTGCACCAGCCGCAGCTGCTGTTCCTGGATGAGCCGACCTCGGCGGTCGATCCGGAATCCCGGCGGCATTTCTGGGAACAGCTGTTCGATCTCGTGGAAGGCGGCACGTCGATCATCGTGACGACCCATTTCATGGACGAAGCCGAACGCTGCCACAAGATCGCCATTCTGGAAGCCGGGCAGAAACGCGCGGACGGCGCGCCGAAGGAACTGATGGCGGCCATGGGCGCGAATGTCGTGGAGATTGAAGGACCGAACCTGCGCGACATCCGCCGCCGTCTGCTCGGATCGGAGGGCATCATGGCCGCGGCGCAGCTGGGCGCCCGGTTGCGGGTTCTGGTCAGGGACGACGTTCCCGAGCCCGAAACGTTCCTGAAGGACAAACCGGAGACCGACGGGGCCATCCTGATCGAGCGTGTCCGCCCCAATCTTGAAGACGTCTTCGTGACGGCAACCGGAGAGGGCCGGCAATGA
- a CDS encoding DUF2585 domain-containing protein: MIVATAVILLAMGRIPICDCGYVLFWTPADDLAGSSQHIADWYTFSHIIHGFIFYWVLWLLFRRNTVCERALGAIFLEAAWEVAENSPWIIDRYREATIAVGYTGDSVLNSVFDIIWMLAGFFFAWRVPVWVTILVAVIFELLALWVIRDNLTLNVIMLVYPIEAIRTWQGG; encoded by the coding sequence ATGATCGTCGCAACGGCTGTCATCCTGCTGGCGATGGGCCGCATTCCGATCTGTGACTGCGGCTATGTTCTCTTCTGGACACCGGCGGACGATCTTGCCGGCTCGTCCCAGCATATCGCCGACTGGTACACGTTCTCCCATATCATTCACGGCTTCATTTTCTACTGGGTGCTCTGGCTCCTGTTCCGGCGCAACACGGTCTGCGAGCGCGCGCTCGGGGCGATCTTTCTGGAAGCGGCGTGGGAGGTCGCCGAAAACAGTCCCTGGATCATCGACCGGTACCGCGAGGCGACCATTGCGGTCGGTTATACCGGTGACAGCGTGCTCAACTCCGTCTTCGACATCATCTGGATGCTGGCCGGGTTCTTCTTCGCGTGGCGCGTACCCGTCTGGGTGACGATCCTCGTTGCCGTCATCTTCGAGCTGCTGGCGCTCTGGGTGATCCGCGACAACCTGACCCTCAATGTCATCATGCTTGTCTATCCCATCGAGGCGATCAGGACCTGGCAGGGCGGATAG
- a CDS encoding class I SAM-dependent methyltransferase, which translates to MADYDKNPSPYLQQSVADNPYRLLEWTTFLEVLGSVKGKRILDLACGDGRLTRVLAHGGAAEVLGLDVSEEMLERAREQNEAGQPEGFADRVTYAEISAADETFQMTPPADIVTAMYLFHYARSGEELDRMADLISRNLAPGGRFVTYTINPDYDFTSAPDDMEARIGFRYRIIEPPAHALVIRDFEVPIWQWSREWHEEALHRAGLVNVQWHPLKFPPDQEHHLVGWAWYLDNPSCIVLSAERAG; encoded by the coding sequence ATGGCGGATTATGACAAGAACCCCTCTCCGTATCTGCAGCAGTCGGTTGCCGACAATCCATACCGTCTGCTCGAATGGACGACATTTCTCGAAGTGCTCGGTTCCGTCAAGGGCAAGAGGATCCTGGATCTCGCCTGTGGAGACGGCCGCCTGACCCGGGTTCTTGCGCATGGCGGCGCGGCGGAGGTGCTGGGTCTCGATGTCTCGGAGGAAATGCTGGAACGCGCCCGCGAGCAAAATGAAGCCGGGCAGCCGGAAGGCTTCGCCGACAGGGTCACCTATGCCGAAATCAGTGCGGCGGACGAGACCTTCCAGATGACTCCGCCGGCCGACATCGTCACGGCAATGTATCTCTTCCACTACGCGCGCAGTGGTGAAGAACTCGACCGGATGGCGGACCTGATCAGCCGCAACCTTGCGCCCGGAGGAAGGTTCGTCACCTACACCATCAATCCGGACTATGACTTCACCAGCGCACCGGACGACATGGAGGCGCGCATCGGTTTCCGTTACCGCATCATCGAACCGCCGGCCCATGCGCTCGTGATCAGGGATTTTGAGGTGCCGATCTGGCAGTGGAGCCGGGAGTGGCACGAAGAGGCCCTGCACCGCGCCGGTCTTGTCAATGTCCAGTGGCATCCCTTGAAATTCCCGCCGGACCAGGAACATCACCTTGTCGGATGGGCCTGGTATCTCGACAACCCGAGTTGCATCGTCCTGTCGGCTGAAAGGGCAGGGTAG
- a CDS encoding GNAT family N-acetyltransferase, with protein sequence MTCDLRPLTPADLDLICRQRNDMFRSMDLAEDLIARMESTFRAWLRDRLGDGTYFGFVADLDNRPVGGIGLMEIEFPPHPAHPQSTRRGRILNLFVEPEVRGQGIARQLMQAAEGEFRNRGLTYAVLHATDMSRPLYEQDGWRGTAEMDKVLAPE encoded by the coding sequence ATGACCTGCGACCTCAGACCGCTGACACCAGCTGACCTGGACCTGATCTGCCGACAGCGCAACGACATGTTTCGCTCGATGGACCTGGCCGAAGACCTGATCGCCCGGATGGAATCCACATTCCGCGCATGGCTTCGGGACCGGCTCGGTGACGGGACCTATTTCGGGTTTGTCGCCGACCTGGACAATCGTCCCGTCGGCGGCATCGGTCTGATGGAGATCGAGTTTCCGCCTCATCCGGCCCATCCCCAATCCACCAGGCGGGGACGTATTCTGAACCTTTTCGTGGAGCCCGAGGTGCGGGGGCAGGGCATAGCCCGGCAACTGATGCAGGCAGCCGAGGGCGAATTCAGGAATCGCGGTCTAACCTATGCCGTACTCCACGCTACAGACATGTCCCGTCCGCTCTACGAACAGGACGGCTGGCGGGGGACGGCTGAAATGGACAAGGTTCTGGCACCGGAGTGA
- the minE gene encoding cell division topological specificity factor MinE, translating into MNILSLFGKRGESASVAKNRLQILLAHERADDGSDAVLISSLREDILAVVAKRVEIDPDSVRLEMDRSGDVTTLGIDIELPAAKAS; encoded by the coding sequence ATGAACATCCTGAGCCTCTTTGGCAAAAGAGGCGAAAGCGCCTCGGTCGCCAAGAACCGGCTTCAAATTCTGCTGGCGCATGAACGTGCCGATGACGGTTCGGACGCCGTCCTGATTTCAAGCCTCCGGGAAGATATCCTGGCGGTGGTTGCCAAACGCGTCGAAATCGACCCGGACTCCGTACGCCTTGAGATGGACCGGTCCGGCGATGTCACCACGCTCGGCATCGATATCGAATTGCCGGCGGCCAAGGCCTCCTGA
- a CDS encoding MFS transporter — MSEQKAKLTPRAIVAASSGNVLEWYDFTVYGFLAPTLATLFFPSEDKLASLLSAFAVLAVGYAARPVGSVIFGHIGDRVGRKAALMISVLLMGGGSFSIAALPTYEQVGLTAAFLLVAIRIVQGISVAGEYTASGVLLVEQAGEGRKAMTGAWVAFAMMWGCVLGSAVPAGLSSILSSEQLTDWGWRVPFALGGLVAIFSAILRLNLTESARADNPDDRTSPVIQSLRDHKALIGQMVLLLIPTAVIYFVIYVYAVSYLSSETGFSSAAALDITTINLIVMALFVPVCGLAADRFGLRPVFMAGAVATLVLAGPSWWLMHRTDVFSVFAGQLGLTLSSTAGWALSVTALTLTAPAHLRCSVVALGYNICMAVFGGTTPMIATYLVNRTGDDYAPVYYVIVATLVAIPVIWRLPKLIEKARSLAAVNGSAGPGT; from the coding sequence ATGTCCGAACAGAAAGCGAAATTGACACCCAGGGCAATCGTCGCCGCATCCAGTGGCAACGTCCTGGAGTGGTATGACTTCACCGTTTACGGTTTTCTTGCGCCGACGCTGGCAACCCTGTTTTTCCCATCCGAGGACAAGCTAGCCTCGCTCTTGTCCGCGTTTGCAGTGCTCGCGGTCGGTTACGCGGCGCGGCCGGTCGGCAGCGTCATATTCGGACATATCGGCGACCGGGTCGGCCGGAAGGCGGCACTGATGATTTCCGTGCTCCTGATGGGCGGCGGCTCGTTTTCAATCGCCGCACTGCCGACCTATGAGCAGGTCGGGTTGACGGCTGCGTTCCTGCTTGTGGCAATCCGGATCGTTCAGGGGATTTCCGTCGCCGGGGAATATACGGCGTCCGGTGTGTTGCTGGTCGAACAGGCAGGCGAAGGCCGCAAGGCGATGACAGGCGCCTGGGTTGCCTTTGCCATGATGTGGGGCTGTGTTCTCGGCTCGGCCGTCCCGGCCGGGCTCAGTTCCATCCTCAGTTCCGAGCAGTTGACAGACTGGGGATGGCGGGTACCGTTTGCGCTCGGCGGCCTGGTCGCGATCTTCAGCGCGATCCTGCGTTTGAACCTGACCGAAAGCGCACGAGCCGATAACCCGGATGACAGAACGTCTCCGGTCATCCAGAGCCTGCGGGATCATAAAGCACTCATCGGACAGATGGTCCTGTTGCTGATCCCGACGGCGGTCATCTACTTCGTCATCTATGTCTATGCAGTGTCCTATCTGAGCTCCGAAACCGGGTTTTCTTCGGCGGCTGCGCTGGACATCACCACCATCAACCTCATCGTCATGGCGCTTTTCGTGCCGGTCTGCGGCCTGGCGGCGGACCGGTTCGGCTTGCGCCCTGTCTTCATGGCCGGGGCCGTTGCGACGCTGGTTCTGGCCGGGCCGAGCTGGTGGCTGATGCACCGGACGGACGTGTTTTCCGTATTTGCGGGCCAGTTGGGTCTGACGCTCAGCAGCACGGCAGGCTGGGCGCTGTCGGTAACCGCTCTGACGCTTACGGCACCCGCACACCTGCGCTGCAGCGTGGTGGCCCTCGGCTACAACATCTGCATGGCCGTCTTCGGCGGAACGACCCCGATGATCGCAACCTACCTGGTCAACAGGACGGGCGACGACTATGCGCCGGTCTACTATGTGATTGTTGCCACTCTTGTCGCGATCCCGGTCATCTGGCGGCTGCCGAAACTCATCGAGAAGGCTCGATCGCTGGCGGCGGTCAATGGCTCGGCAGGGCCCGGGACTTGA
- a CDS encoding peptide chain release factor 3, with protein sequence MSGLNGAAPFQARRTFAIISHPDAGKTTLTEKLLLSGGAIRAAGQVRARGERRRARSDWMKIEQERGISVSSSVMTFERKGIVYNLLDTPGHEDFSEDTYRTLTAVDAAIMVIDAAKGIETQTRKLFEVCRLRDIPIITFVNKIDREGRHALEILDEVQEALALDVSPQTWPVGMGSDFFGVYDWQQKKFHTSEGERGGPYAETKNVTGLEDEVLTGTVFDRIMEELTENVELGAEGYAEFDKESFLEGHLTPVFFGSALRDYGIEEVLDFIADNAPAPHSQPATGGRTIMPEEDKVTGFVFKVQANMDPKHRDRIAFVRLCSGTFKRGMKLKHVRANKQIAVSAPIFFFAEEREIADLAYPGDVIGVPNHGQLRVGDTLTEGENIHVTGLPAFAPEILRRVRLSDTMRVKQMRQGLQDLAEEGLVQIFKPDLGSNWIVGVVGALQLDVVVDRLKAEYGTEIGFETVPYNTARWIETDSQTLQKIIEGHRMSVANDRDDKPVFLFKNAWEIGHVTEKFPDVTFRETREIVYEA encoded by the coding sequence ATGTCTGGCCTCAACGGTGCGGCGCCGTTTCAAGCACGGCGTACGTTTGCAATCATTTCCCACCCGGATGCGGGCAAGACGACCTTGACCGAAAAGCTGCTCTTGTCGGGCGGGGCGATCCGGGCCGCCGGGCAGGTAAGGGCGCGCGGCGAGCGCCGCCGGGCGCGCTCCGACTGGATGAAGATCGAGCAGGAACGCGGCATCTCCGTTTCGTCCTCGGTCATGACCTTCGAGCGCAAGGGCATCGTCTACAATCTGCTCGACACGCCGGGCCACGAGGACTTTTCCGAAGACACCTACCGCACGCTGACCGCCGTGGACGCGGCGATCATGGTGATCGACGCCGCCAAGGGCATCGAGACGCAGACCCGCAAGCTGTTCGAGGTCTGCCGCCTGCGCGATATTCCGATCATCACCTTCGTCAACAAGATCGACCGGGAAGGCCGTCACGCGCTGGAGATCCTGGACGAGGTGCAGGAAGCGCTCGCGCTTGACGTCTCGCCCCAGACCTGGCCGGTCGGCATGGGCTCCGACTTCTTCGGCGTCTATGACTGGCAGCAGAAGAAGTTCCACACCTCCGAGGGCGAGCGCGGCGGGCCGTACGCTGAGACAAAGAATGTCACCGGTCTTGAGGACGAGGTGCTCACGGGCACCGTTTTCGACCGGATCATGGAGGAACTTACCGAAAATGTGGAACTCGGTGCGGAAGGCTATGCCGAATTCGACAAGGAGAGCTTTCTCGAGGGCCATCTGACCCCGGTCTTCTTCGGCTCGGCGCTTCGCGACTACGGCATCGAGGAAGTGCTCGACTTCATCGCCGACAATGCCCCGGCACCGCATTCCCAGCCGGCCACCGGCGGACGCACGATCATGCCGGAAGAGGACAAGGTCACCGGCTTCGTCTTCAAGGTGCAGGCCAACATGGACCCCAAGCACCGCGACCGGATCGCCTTCGTGCGCCTGTGTTCGGGCACCTTCAAGCGCGGCATGAAGCTGAAACATGTGCGCGCCAACAAGCAGATCGCCGTGTCCGCGCCGATCTTCTTCTTTGCCGAGGAACGCGAGATCGCCGATCTGGCCTATCCGGGCGACGTCATCGGCGTGCCCAACCACGGCCAGCTTCGTGTCGGCGACACATTGACCGAAGGCGAGAACATCCACGTCACCGGCCTTCCGGCCTTCGCGCCGGAAATCCTGCGCCGCGTACGCCTGTCCGACACCATGCGCGTCAAGCAGATGCGCCAGGGCCTGCAGGACCTCGCCGAGGAAGGGCTCGTGCAGATCTTCAAGCCTGATCTTGGCTCCAACTGGATCGTCGGTGTGGTCGGTGCCCTGCAGCTCGACGTCGTTGTCGACCGGCTGAAGGCGGAATACGGCACCGAGATCGGTTTCGAGACCGTTCCCTACAACACCGCCCGCTGGATCGAGACCGACAGCCAGACGCTCCAGAAGATCATCGAAGGCCACCGCATGTCGGTCGCCAACGATCGCGACGACAAGCCGGTGTTCCTGTTCAAGAACGCCTGGGAAATCGGTCATGTCACCGAGAAATTCCCCGATGTGACCTTCCGCGAAACCCGCGAGATCGTCTACGAGGCGTAA
- a CDS encoding ABC transporter permease codes for MRPLSRISAIFFKELAQLRRDRMTFGMVIMIPLIQLILFGYAINTNIRDIPVAVVDQSQTGLSRILIQMVEATRVVKVTERLATPEEAEAAIKAARVRAAFILPDDLPQRIARSPAVGLGTPPSTDEETSRPVAQWIVDGSDTMIAGAIKALRSMPLSELNRQAPNRSTPTFEVALFFNPEQRTAINIVPGLVGIILTMTMIMFTSAAIVRERERGNMEMLINTPVRPIELMIGKIIPYIFIGLLQTVIILGLGHVLFNVPFGDRTFDLFIGTLLFIGASLSLGLVLSTIAQSQLQATQMTVFVLLPSILLSGFMFPYEGMPVIAQYIAEAFPATHFMRMIRGFVLRDADLIDLHRDVIWMCGFFVLGMIIAALRFKKRLD; via the coding sequence ATGAGACCGCTTTCCCGCATCTCCGCGATTTTCTTCAAGGAGCTGGCCCAGCTCAGACGGGATCGCATGACTTTCGGCATGGTGATCATGATCCCGCTGATCCAGCTGATCCTGTTCGGTTATGCCATCAACACGAATATCCGCGACATCCCGGTCGCGGTCGTCGACCAGAGCCAGACCGGCCTCAGCCGCATCCTGATCCAGATGGTCGAAGCAACTCGGGTGGTCAAGGTGACCGAGCGGCTGGCAACGCCGGAAGAGGCGGAAGCGGCCATCAAGGCCGCGCGGGTGCGCGCCGCCTTCATCCTGCCCGATGACCTGCCCCAGCGCATCGCGCGCTCGCCTGCTGTCGGTCTCGGTACACCGCCGTCAACGGATGAAGAAACCAGCCGGCCGGTCGCACAGTGGATCGTCGACGGCTCCGACACGATGATTGCCGGCGCGATCAAGGCGCTCCGGTCGATGCCGCTCTCCGAACTCAACCGGCAGGCACCCAACCGGTCCACGCCGACCTTTGAGGTCGCCCTCTTCTTCAATCCGGAGCAGAGAACGGCCATCAACATCGTTCCGGGCCTTGTCGGGATCATTCTCACCATGACGATGATCATGTTCACGTCAGCCGCGATCGTGCGGGAACGGGAACGCGGCAACATGGAAATGCTGATCAACACGCCCGTGCGCCCGATCGAACTGATGATCGGCAAGATCATCCCCTATATCTTCATCGGTCTCCTGCAGACGGTGATCATTCTCGGGCTCGGGCATGTGCTCTTCAACGTGCCGTTCGGCGACAGGACCTTCGATCTCTTCATCGGGACGCTGCTCTTCATCGGCGCGAGCCTGTCGCTCGGACTGGTGCTGTCGACCATCGCGCAAAGCCAGCTTCAGGCAACGCAGATGACCGTTTTCGTGCTGCTGCCGTCGATCCTGCTGTCCGGGTTCATGTTCCCCTACGAGGGCATGCCGGTGATCGCGCAATATATCGCCGAAGCCTTCCCCGCGACCCACTTCATGCGCATGATCCGCGGCTTCGTGCTGAGAGACGCCGACCTGATCGACCTGCACCGCGACGTGATCTGGATGTGCGGTTTCTTCGTCCTCGGCATGATCATCGCCGCCCTGCGGTTCAAGAAGCGGCTGGATTGA
- the minC gene encoding septum site-determining protein MinC, producing the protein MKFKGKSFIAIVLAPEQPFDSWFAELDRIIERSPGFFIDRPIILDVRGSNIPIEDLEQVLAGLGERSIRVMGIDGISGTRLKEGMPPSFGGGRLTAEVDVPEPAPPAAKADEAADGNNPQVKEKNGPSGDATSASETNGHSFAKSLDELERESARQGDSSIVISDHVRSGQSILHPDGDVTVIGSVSSGAEIIAGGSIHIYGALRGRALAGVAGKDSARIFCTKLDAELVSINGLYKVADDFDGTLRNSPAQIRFENETLVFEGLN; encoded by the coding sequence ATGAAGTTCAAGGGAAAATCCTTTATTGCCATCGTGCTCGCCCCGGAACAGCCGTTCGACAGCTGGTTCGCGGAGCTTGACCGGATCATCGAACGTTCGCCCGGGTTCTTTATCGACCGGCCGATCATTCTTGATGTGCGCGGCAGCAACATTCCAATCGAGGATCTCGAACAGGTTCTGGCCGGTCTTGGAGAGCGGTCGATACGCGTCATGGGCATCGACGGGATCTCCGGGACGCGGCTGAAGGAGGGCATGCCGCCAAGTTTCGGCGGCGGACGCCTGACGGCGGAGGTAGATGTGCCCGAGCCCGCTCCGCCGGCCGCCAAGGCTGACGAAGCCGCCGACGGCAACAATCCACAGGTCAAGGAAAAGAACGGTCCCTCCGGCGACGCCACGAGCGCATCCGAGACGAATGGCCATTCTTTTGCCAAGTCTCTGGACGAGCTTGAGCGGGAAAGCGCCAGACAAGGAGATTCGTCCATCGTCATTTCCGATCACGTCCGCTCCGGGCAGAGCATTCTTCATCCCGACGGCGATGTCACCGTGATCGGGTCCGTCAGCTCCGGTGCCGAAATCATTGCCGGCGGCTCGATACATATCTACGGCGCCTTGCGCGGCCGCGCACTGGCAGGCGTTGCGGGCAAGGACAGTGCCAGGATCTTCTGCACCAAGCTCGACGCCGAGCTTGTTTCCATCAACGGACTTTACAAGGTCGCGGACGACTTCGACGGAACCTTGCGCAATTCGCCTGCGCAAATCCGGTTCGAAAACGAAACGCTGGTCTTCGAAGGACTGAACTAA
- a CDS encoding DMT family transporter, whose amino-acid sequence MTATLKGLFAALGAFALFSTHDAVIKSLGATYEVFQIIFFSMLFAFVPMSIIMLADKAIDNFRPHYPVLVLCRAGLSIVAMSCAFYAFTVLPLAEVYSLLFATPLLVTALSVPLLGETVRMQRWGAVAVGLVGVLIVLRPGLTELTAGHAAGLIAAAASAMSSILARKLGGKERPAVLILFPMLLSMLVMSMTLPVVYVPVTLPDLGLMAIVGFLSVLAQLCILGAYRAAPAAFVAPLQYSQILWATLFGALFFAETPDRYVAIGSSVIILSGMFVVWRESRENVSEKTPVLRTANPRVDTGPQPK is encoded by the coding sequence ATGACAGCTACGCTCAAGGGACTTTTTGCCGCGCTCGGGGCATTCGCCCTGTTCTCGACACATGATGCGGTGATCAAGTCGCTCGGTGCGACTTATGAAGTGTTCCAGATCATCTTCTTTTCGATGCTGTTCGCCTTCGTGCCCATGTCGATCATCATGCTGGCCGACAAGGCCATCGACAATTTCCGCCCGCATTATCCGGTGCTGGTCCTGTGCCGCGCCGGCCTTTCGATCGTGGCCATGTCCTGTGCGTTCTACGCCTTCACGGTGCTGCCGCTCGCCGAGGTCTATTCGCTGCTTTTCGCAACGCCGCTCCTGGTCACCGCACTGTCCGTTCCGCTTCTTGGCGAAACGGTCCGCATGCAGCGCTGGGGCGCGGTCGCCGTCGGCCTTGTCGGCGTCCTGATCGTCCTGCGGCCGGGGCTGACCGAGCTGACCGCCGGCCATGCCGCCGGTCTCATTGCCGCAGCGGCAAGCGCCATGTCCTCCATTCTCGCCCGCAAGCTCGGCGGCAAGGAGCGGCCGGCGGTCCTGATCCTGTTTCCGATGCTCCTGTCGATGCTGGTGATGTCGATGACCCTGCCGGTCGTCTATGTGCCCGTGACGCTGCCGGACCTGGGCTTGATGGCAATCGTCGGGTTCCTGTCGGTTCTTGCCCAGCTCTGCATCCTGGGCGCCTACCGGGCCGCGCCCGCCGCATTCGTGGCACCCCTGCAATACAGCCAGATCCTGTGGGCGACCCTGTTCGGCGCCTTGTTCTTCGCCGAAACGCCCGACCGCTACGTCGCCATCGGTTCGTCGGTGATCATCCTGTCGGGCATGTTCGTCGTCTGGCGCGAAAGCCGCGAAAACGTCTCTGAAAAGACACCGGTTCTGCGCACCGCCAACCCCCGCGTCGACACCGGCCCGCAGCCGAAATAG